From Solwaraspora sp. WMMD1047, the proteins below share one genomic window:
- a CDS encoding PDR/VanB family oxidoreductase, with the protein MTGDDPTGRQLVVADRAEVADGVVVLTLRPADGAAAPAWTPGAHVDLELGAGLVRQYSLCGDPADRSGLQVAVRHDPVGRGGSRFVHERLTRGATVRIRGPRNNFELLPARRYLFIAGGIGITPIKPMIAAADAAGADWRLVYGARTRAAMAFATALRASHGDRVSLHPQDETGLLDLAPLLSGPPDGLVYCCGPEQLIKAVEEHCLQWPPGVLHVERFTPVAGDADAGSAIEVELALSGRTLTVPPGTPILTAVEEAGVQVLSSCREGTCGTCETTVLDGVPDHRDSLLTEEERAAGDTMMICVSRSRTPRLVLDL; encoded by the coding sequence GGCGACGACCCGACCGGTAGGCAGCTGGTGGTCGCCGACCGGGCGGAGGTGGCCGACGGCGTCGTGGTGTTGACGCTGCGCCCGGCCGACGGTGCGGCGGCCCCCGCCTGGACCCCCGGCGCCCACGTCGACCTGGAGCTCGGCGCCGGCCTGGTGCGTCAGTACTCGCTCTGCGGTGACCCGGCCGACCGGTCCGGGCTGCAGGTGGCGGTCCGGCACGACCCGGTCGGTCGCGGCGGCTCCCGGTTCGTGCACGAGCGGCTCACCCGCGGCGCCACGGTCCGGATACGGGGTCCCCGGAACAACTTCGAGCTGCTCCCCGCGCGGCGGTACCTCTTCATCGCCGGCGGCATCGGCATCACCCCGATCAAACCGATGATCGCGGCCGCCGACGCCGCCGGCGCCGACTGGCGGCTGGTGTACGGGGCCCGCACCCGCGCCGCGATGGCGTTCGCGACCGCGCTGCGGGCCAGCCACGGTGACCGGGTGAGCCTGCACCCGCAGGACGAGACCGGGCTGCTCGACCTGGCCCCGCTGTTGTCCGGGCCGCCGGACGGGCTCGTCTACTGCTGCGGCCCCGAGCAACTGATCAAGGCGGTGGAGGAGCACTGCCTGCAGTGGCCACCCGGTGTGCTGCACGTCGAGCGCTTCACCCCGGTGGCTGGGGACGCCGACGCCGGGAGCGCCATCGAGGTGGAACTCGCGCTCTCCGGTCGGACCCTTACCGTGCCGCCGGGCACCCCGATCCTCACCGCCGTCGAGGAGGCCGGCGTCCAGGTGCTCTCCTCCTGCCGGGAGGGCACCTGCGGCACCTGCGAGACGACCGTGCTCGACGGGGTGCCGGACCACCGCGACAGCCTGCTCACCGAGGAGGAACGGGCCGCGGGCGACACGATGATGATCTGCGTCTCCCGGTCTCGCACTCCCCGGCTCGTGCTGGACCTGTAG
- a CDS encoding IclR family transcriptional regulator — MRTPSGRSVTSKVLALLDAFTPTEPTLTLTELARRAGLSLPTAYRRAAELVAWGALERGADGRYRVGLRLWEVGSLAPRGLGLRELALPIMEDLYEVTHENVQLAVRENLELVFIERIAGRHAVPVLTRVGGRFALHATGVGLVLLAFAPAEVQEQVLAAPLERYTERTVVDPRRLRRILADVRRVGYATSDRQVTMDALSVAAPIRGPSDTVLAAISLVVAHDRADPVALAPLVQAAGRAISRALGPSFGPAG, encoded by the coding sequence GTGCGTACGCCATCCGGCCGATCGGTCACCAGCAAGGTGCTGGCGCTGCTCGACGCCTTCACCCCGACCGAGCCGACGCTGACCCTCACCGAGCTGGCGCGGCGGGCCGGGCTGTCGCTGCCCACCGCCTACCGTCGAGCGGCCGAGCTGGTCGCGTGGGGTGCGCTGGAACGCGGTGCCGACGGGCGGTACCGCGTCGGCCTGCGGCTGTGGGAGGTGGGTTCGCTCGCCCCCCGCGGACTGGGGCTGCGGGAACTCGCGCTGCCGATCATGGAGGACCTCTACGAGGTGACCCATGAGAACGTCCAGCTCGCCGTCCGGGAGAACCTGGAACTGGTCTTCATCGAACGCATCGCCGGCCGGCACGCGGTGCCGGTGCTCACCCGGGTCGGTGGCCGCTTCGCGCTGCACGCCACCGGGGTCGGCCTGGTGCTGCTCGCCTTCGCGCCGGCCGAGGTTCAGGAACAGGTGCTGGCGGCGCCGCTGGAGCGGTACACCGAGCGGACCGTCGTCGATCCCCGACGGTTGCGCCGGATCCTCGCCGACGTCCGCCGTGTCGGCTACGCGACGAGCGACCGGCAGGTGACGATGGACGCCCTCTCGGTCGCGGCGCCGATCCGTGGCCCGAGCGACACCGTGCTGGCGGCGATCTCGCTCGTCGTCGCCCACGACCGGGCGGACCCGGTGGCACTGGCGCCGCTGGTGCAGGCCGCCGGCCGGGCGATCTCCCGGGCCCTGGGCCCCTCGTTCGGGCCGGCTGGTTGA